Proteins from one Pontibacter korlensis genomic window:
- a CDS encoding S9 family peptidase → MHIRLKSNLLAAVLLCFAFVAQAQQKKDITLEDIYQKGTFRAKSVYGVNWMSDGRYYSSQVPDEKNRVYDIVKYDVTTGQPVNTIIEGENLVPAGSSAPIQYDDYTFSSDEQKVLFSTETEPIYRRSSKAEFYIYDIPTKKLTKLSSGGKQMYATFSPDAKRVAFARENNMFVTDLSNMQETQITTDGKFNSIINGYADWVYEEEFSFAQGFHWSPDGKKIAFYTFNETNVPEYNMQMWGDLYPQDYKFKYPKAGEANSAVKVSVYDVNNGKTVKMDTGNEADIYIPRIKWTNDANLLSIQKMTRLQNTLEILHANATTGKANVVLKETDKAYIDVTDDLTYLKDGKYFIHSSEVKGYNHLYLYNMNGKLVRQITAGNWEVSEFVGYDEKNDRLYYMSTEVSPLDRHLYSISSKGKKKQRLTHKEGTHRVNMSNDFKYYLDYYSAANTVPTVSLHTAKDGKLIKLLEDNSQLKNTLAQFDVAKQEFFSMNTPDGTKLNGWMIKPTDFDPNKKYPVLMFVYGGPGSQTVTNSWGGSNYLWHQVLADKGVIVVSVDNRGTGARGAEFKKVTYANLGKYEIEDQIEAAKWLGKQPYIDKDRIGIWGHSFGGYMTLLGLTKGDGVFAAGISVAPVTNWRFYDTIYTERFLKTPQENAAGYDDNSPLNFADQLQGELLLIHGTGDDNVHFQNAVAMQDALISANKQFESFYYPNRNHSVGGGITSLHRFKMMTDFLERKLINKKEVNQ, encoded by the coding sequence ATGCATATCAGACTAAAATCAAATCTTTTGGCTGCCGTGCTTCTGTGTTTTGCCTTTGTGGCGCAGGCGCAGCAGAAAAAAGATATTACCCTGGAAGACATCTACCAGAAAGGTACATTCCGGGCAAAGTCGGTGTATGGCGTTAATTGGATGAGCGATGGCCGCTACTACAGTTCGCAGGTGCCCGACGAAAAGAACAGAGTATACGACATCGTAAAGTACGATGTAACGACAGGGCAGCCTGTTAATACCATTATTGAAGGTGAGAACCTGGTGCCGGCTGGCAGCAGTGCGCCAATCCAGTACGATGATTATACTTTCTCCTCAGATGAGCAGAAGGTGCTGTTCTCTACCGAAACAGAGCCAATCTACCGTCGCTCTTCTAAGGCAGAGTTTTACATCTACGACATCCCTACAAAAAAACTGACCAAGCTGAGCAGCGGAGGCAAGCAGATGTATGCTACTTTCTCGCCAGATGCTAAGCGTGTAGCCTTTGCCCGTGAGAATAACATGTTCGTAACGGACCTGAGCAATATGCAGGAAACGCAAATCACTACTGACGGCAAATTCAACTCTATCATCAACGGTTATGCAGATTGGGTGTATGAGGAAGAATTCAGCTTTGCACAAGGCTTCCACTGGTCACCGGACGGTAAAAAGATAGCCTTCTATACTTTTAACGAGACCAATGTACCGGAGTATAACATGCAAATGTGGGGCGATCTGTATCCGCAGGATTACAAGTTTAAGTACCCGAAAGCTGGTGAGGCTAACTCTGCAGTTAAGGTTTCGGTGTATGACGTGAACAATGGCAAAACTGTAAAGATGGATACTGGCAATGAAGCAGACATCTACATCCCGCGCATTAAGTGGACCAACGATGCAAACCTGCTGTCTATCCAGAAGATGACCCGCCTGCAGAACACACTGGAGATTCTGCACGCCAATGCTACCACAGGTAAAGCCAATGTAGTGCTGAAGGAGACTGACAAAGCTTACATCGACGTTACTGATGATTTGACTTACCTGAAAGATGGCAAATACTTTATCCACTCATCGGAGGTGAAGGGATACAACCACTTGTACCTGTACAACATGAACGGTAAGCTGGTGCGCCAGATCACCGCTGGTAACTGGGAGGTGAGCGAGTTTGTTGGTTACGATGAGAAAAACGACCGCCTGTACTACATGTCTACCGAAGTGTCGCCGCTGGATCGCCACTTGTACAGCATCAGTAGCAAGGGCAAGAAGAAGCAGCGCCTGACCCACAAGGAGGGTACACACCGCGTGAACATGAGTAACGACTTTAAGTACTACCTGGATTATTACTCTGCCGCCAATACAGTGCCAACCGTAAGCCTGCACACTGCTAAGGACGGTAAGCTGATAAAGTTGCTGGAGGACAACTCGCAACTGAAGAATACGCTGGCACAATTCGATGTTGCAAAGCAGGAGTTCTTCTCTATGAACACACCAGATGGCACCAAGCTGAACGGATGGATGATTAAACCAACAGATTTCGACCCGAACAAGAAGTACCCTGTGCTGATGTTCGTATACGGTGGTCCAGGTTCACAAACTGTAACCAACAGCTGGGGGGGTAGCAACTACCTGTGGCATCAGGTGCTTGCCGACAAAGGTGTGATCGTTGTGAGCGTAGATAACCGCGGTACCGGTGCCCGAGGCGCTGAGTTCAAGAAAGTGACCTATGCTAACCTGGGTAAGTATGAAATTGAGGACCAGATTGAGGCGGCTAAATGGCTGGGTAAGCAGCCTTACATAGATAAGGACCGCATTGGTATTTGGGGCCATAGCTTTGGCGGTTACATGACGCTGTTAGGCCTGACTAAAGGTGACGGCGTGTTTGCTGCAGGTATTTCAGTAGCTCCTGTAACTAACTGGAGATTCTACGACACAATCTATACTGAGCGCTTCCTGAAAACACCTCAGGAGAATGCTGCCGGTTATGATGACAACTCTCCGCTGAACTTCGCTGACCAGCTACAGGGCGAGCTACTGCTGATCCACGGTACTGGCGATGATAACGTGCATTTCCAAAATGCTGTAGCCATGCAGGACGCCTTGATCAGCGCTAATAAGCAATTCGAGAGCTTTTACTACCCGAACCGTAACCACAGCGTAGGTGGAGGCATTACGTCGCTGCACCGCTTTAAGATGATGACAGACTTCCTGGAGCGTAAGCTGATCAACAAGAAAGAAGTGAATCAATAA
- a CDS encoding OmpP1/FadL family transporter, which yields MKKTLLASLALMLGWGGTAFAQTEVDALRYSQMGISGTARIQGMGGAQTALGADISSLSGNPAGLGMFRRSEFTVTPGIQSFNNNTSILGERNTSSNSNFVFPQLGVVVSKRKGDDDLSEWRGLTFGVGFTRLNNFNERYTSYRTQSGETDPTIVEYFADLAAENGRTRASLDNEYDAGITTLEGLGYGAYLFDVNEDGEIFATERVGRIAQREEIIRKGAQNQIDIGVGTSYKDRLYIGASLGIVTVDYSQESIYTEAEGEPSTSFTSLEYVDEFSTSGAGVNLKVGLIARPIDALRFGLSIQTPTAYTFDDDYQRRLSTTFDDGVETAAEVPGQFSYRLVTPFRATGGVAVFAGKYGFITADVEFVNYGKAKYREDDDFSSGGFFDDINEGVANNNSSAVNYRIGAEGRYEVFRVRAGYAYNADPEGGSSYDAGFINYKYGPTHNYTFGVGIRLQNFYVDAAYVHSQQNTDYAPFVSGTSYSPYSLRTTGEPMLNIDRKQSSALLTLGFNF from the coding sequence GGTACTGCGCGAATACAAGGTATGGGTGGAGCACAAACAGCACTGGGAGCCGATATCTCCAGCCTTTCCGGTAATCCTGCCGGCTTGGGGATGTTCCGCCGCTCTGAGTTTACCGTTACCCCAGGAATACAGTCTTTCAACAACAACACCTCTATTTTAGGGGAGCGAAATACAAGCAGCAACAGCAACTTCGTGTTTCCGCAGTTGGGGGTGGTAGTTTCCAAAAGAAAAGGAGATGATGACCTGAGCGAGTGGCGAGGCCTTACTTTTGGGGTTGGCTTCACAAGGCTAAACAACTTTAACGAGCGTTATACTTCTTACCGTACTCAGTCTGGAGAAACTGACCCAACCATAGTAGAATACTTTGCAGACCTTGCAGCCGAGAATGGGCGTACCAGAGCAAGCCTGGATAATGAGTATGATGCCGGCATCACTACTTTAGAGGGCTTAGGTTATGGAGCCTATTTATTTGATGTGAATGAGGACGGAGAAATATTCGCCACCGAGCGTGTAGGCAGAATAGCTCAGCGTGAGGAAATCATCAGGAAAGGTGCTCAAAACCAGATCGACATAGGTGTGGGTACCAGCTACAAAGACAGACTCTATATTGGTGCTTCCCTGGGCATTGTAACGGTAGATTACTCACAGGAGAGCATTTATACTGAGGCTGAAGGAGAGCCAAGTACCTCCTTTACCAGCCTGGAGTATGTGGATGAATTTTCGACCTCTGGAGCAGGCGTAAACCTGAAGGTAGGTTTGATTGCCCGCCCGATAGATGCTTTACGCTTCGGTTTAAGCATACAAACACCAACAGCCTATACTTTTGACGATGACTACCAGCGCAGACTCTCTACTACGTTTGATGACGGTGTGGAAACAGCTGCTGAGGTTCCTGGTCAGTTCTCGTACCGCCTGGTAACCCCTTTCAGAGCTACTGGCGGTGTGGCAGTATTTGCCGGCAAGTATGGCTTTATAACTGCCGATGTAGAATTCGTGAACTACGGCAAGGCTAAGTATAGAGAGGATGATGACTTCTCTTCAGGCGGTTTCTTTGACGATATCAATGAGGGAGTTGCTAACAACAACAGCTCAGCTGTAAACTATAGAATCGGGGCAGAAGGCCGCTATGAAGTATTCAGGGTGCGCGCAGGCTATGCCTATAATGCTGATCCTGAAGGTGGCTCTAGCTATGATGCCGGCTTTATCAACTACAAGTATGGCCCAACACACAACTATACTTTCGGTGTTGGCATAAGGCTGCAGAACTTCTATGTAGATGCTGCTTACGTGCATTCACAACAGAATACTGACTACGCTCCTTTTGTAAGTGGTACGTCTTACTCTCCTTACTCACTTAGAACTACTGGAGAGCCTATGTTGAACATAGACAGAAAGCAGAGTTCAGCGCTCCTGACCTTAGGCTTTAACTTCTAA